Genomic segment of Sphingobium sp. EM0848:
TTGGTCAGCACCGCAGCGGCTTCGAGGCCGATGTAGCCGCCGCCAACGACCACGGCGCGCTTGGCTCCGGCATCGAGTTCGGCCATCAGCCGGTCGGCGTCTTCCTTGGTGCGGACGGCGTGGACGCCCTTGAGGTCTGCGCCCACGCACGAAAGGCGGCGCGGATCGCCGCCGGTGGCCCAGATCAGCTTGCCGTAGCAGAGCTCCGAGCCGTCACCGAGCTTGACCGTGTGCGCGGCGGGATCGAGCGAGACGACTTCGGCGCCGAGCTTCATCTCGATCTGCTTATCTTCCCAGAACTGCGCCGGGCGGATGCAGATGCGGTCGAAGGTCTTGTCGCGGGCGAGGTATTCCTTGGACAGCGGCGGGCGTTCGTAGGGGATCTCCGGCTCCCTGCCGATCACCAGGATGCGGCCTTCGAAGCCATTCTGCCGCAGGGCGATCGCAGCCTGTGCGCCGCCGTGCCCGGCGCCCACGATGATGACGTTTTCTGTTCTCAAACCTGCTTCCCTACTCGAAACCGCAAGACATGTTGTCAGACCGCCGCGCAAGATGTTTTCAACAAATTCTACCCACGCCATCGGTAGCACGCGCAGCCCTTTTTCCATAATATAAAATATACTGCATAATGTGCTAGATATTATATGGCATGCAATCAGCTCGGCAGTATGGATACTAGTGAAGGCAAGGCCACGTAGCGCGATCGATTTAATAGATCACCCAACTCTGGCGAGCGACTGAATTATAGAGAGGACTACCCTAGAACATGAGGAAAATCGACCTCTTTACCGTGTTGGCTGTAGCATTCCTGCGCGCTGGCCAGCCAGCGCTCGCCCAAGCGGATCAGCTGGAAATCAAGCTGGTTCAAGCGCCGCCGGAACCCCACGCCATCCCTCTATCTTCGCCCACCGCGGCAGCCAGTAAGGGGCTTGAAACTTGGATGACGTACGGGCCACATGGCTACGTAGTCCGCAATGTCACTGTTCCCACGATCACCCCGTTTCTTCCAGACCCGTCGAAGGCGACAGGTGCTGCAGTGATCGTCGCCCCTGGCGGAGCTTTCATGCTTTTGGCGATAGAACCAGAGGGCTGGAAGGTTGCCAAAGCCCTCAATGCTCGTGGCATCGCCGCCTTCGTCCTAAAATACCGAGTGATGCCAACGCCGATAGGTATCGATGAAGCGAAGACCTTCATGGACAAAAAGGTGGCTGAGGGCCTGCCTGATCCATCACAGCAGCCATCACTTCAATACCCGCCATCAACTGACGACGCGCTAAGCGCCCTTTCCTTGGTGCGAGCAAATGCCGAGAAGTGGGCAATTGATCCTTCTCGTGTAGGAATGATCGGGTTTTCGGCGGGTGCCATGACGTCTCTCAACGCTGTCATGAGCGCAAAACCCGGGGAAGGGCCCAATTTCTTTGGCTACATCTACGGCCCACAGGCCAAGGTGACTCCGCCCCGAGACGCTCCTCCGATGTTTGCCGCGATTGCGTTCGACGATCCTCTGTTCCCAACTATGGGTTTCCCCATCGTAGAAGCCTGGCACAAGGCCAACCGCCCGGTCGAATTGCACGCCTACGCAAAAGGCGGCCACGGCTTCGGGCTCGGAATTGAGGGTACGACCACTCCGTTGATGCTCGACCAGTTCGTGGCGTGGCTGAATGCAGGAGGCTTTCTAAAATCTCAGAAGTCGGAATAGCAGCCTCATCAGGCCGAGGGTGGATCGCTTACCTCTTAATCTGCTCAAACGGATGCCAAAGCAAAAAGTCTGTTACTCGCGAAACCAACTCGTTGAACGCGTTATCTCCGTACTAAGGCTCCGAGGGGGGAAGCTGTCCGCCTTGCTAACACACTGGCCTTTCAGGCGATCCCCTGCCTGCCGGGCGAGAGGATATGGTTGGGGTCAAGCGCCTGCTTGAGCCGGGCAATAAGGTCGCGATTGGCCTCGCCGTATTGCTTCGCCACCAGGTCCATGGTGTTGACGCCGGTGCGGTAGCTCGCCCAGCCACGCTCGCCGAAGCGGGTTACCATTTCGCGGATGCAGTCGTCCGCCTTCTTCTCTTCAACAAGGTCCTCCTTGTCATACTGGATGAAGACAAGATGGTGCAGTTCGCGCCCGCCGATGGCGTATGCGACCGAGTAGTCGAAGCCGTATTTGCCCAGGATTTCCTTGGCGAGTTCGGTTTGCTGTTGCGTCTCGATACCCTTGGCCGGAGCGACCGGCGCAAAGCAGCACATCCCGCCGCCGCGCCAGCGCATGATGTGGGACAAAGCTGCCGTTCTTTCACAACCTGTTGAACGACTAATCTTGCCAGCAACGGACACCCGGCCGCGGCCGAAAGGAATTGCAAGGAGTTATCTTTAACTTAACAAGATGGCGCCTTCCCGCCTATCTTGATCACTCTGCCTTCTATGGAACCGCTCATGTGCACTGCGTTGATCAAAGCCGAAATAAAGAGGTTTCTGAATGACGACCGCGCCGAGGTGCTTTGCATCAAGGGCAAGTGGGGAGTTGGGAAGACCTTCGCGTGGCGGAAGTGGCTTGCTAAGTCCGGAGCAGATGGATCTTTGAATCCTAGACGCCGGCCCATTACGGCATCTAGGTCGGCTCTGTTGCAAAGATTGGCGGCAGTCACAGGTAGGCTGTCGCTCTGCGCCGATCAGGCGGCTGCTGCGAAATGGTGGTTGAGCATGTCCATGGCCTCCGTCAGTGCCGAGGGCCCAATGCCGAAAGCTCTCTCCACAAGGCGCACCTCTCCCCTGATGCCGGGCTGCAGGCACCAGGGACGAGCCTGTCCTTTGCGCAGGGCTCGCATGACTTCGAATCCCTTGATCGTGGCATAGGCCGTGGGGATCGATTTGAAACCGCGCACCGGCTTGATCAGCATCTTGAGCTTTCCGTGATCGGCCTCGATCACGTTATTGAGATACTTCACCTGCCGGTGGGCCGTCTCCTGGTCCAGCTTTCCTTCGCGCTTCAATTCGGTGATCGCTGCACCATAGCTCGGCGCTTTGTCAGTATTGAGCGTGGCCGGCTTTTCCCAGTGCTTCAGGCCTCGCAGGGCCTTGCCCAGGAACCGCTTCGCTGCCTTGGCGCTGCGGGTCGGCGACAGGTAGAAATCGATCGTGTCGCCCCGCTTGTCGACTGCCCGGTACAGGTAGGTCCACTTGCCCCGCACCTTGACGTAGGTTTCATCCAGGCGCCAGCTCGGATCAAAGCCACGCCGCCAGAACCAGCGCAGCCGCTTCTCCATCTCCGGGGCGTAGCGCTGGACCCAGCGATAGATCGTCGTATGGTCGACCGAAATGCCGCGTTCCGCCAGCATTTCCTCAAGGTCGCGATAGCTGATCGGATAGCGACAATACCAGCGCACCGCCCACAGGATCACATCACCCTGGAAATGGCGCCACTTGAAATCCGTCATCGCTCCATCCGTTCAATCTCCGCCAAGCATGCTCAAGCTTCACGATTTTTGCAACAGAGCCATCTCGCCTGCTATGCCACCTTTTGCGCACGCGCGGGCGGGATCGGCCTGCCCGCGAACGAGGCACGGATCGTCGCCTACCTCGAGGATTGTGAACGGCGCGAGCTCAAGCCGGCGACGGTCGGGCGGCGTCTTGCCAGTCTGGCGGCGGTGCATGGCCTGCTCGGGGTGGCGACACCTACCCAGGGGAGCATCGTGCGCGACGCGCTGCGTGGGTTTCGGCGCCGGGTCGATGTCACGCAGCGTCAGGCCGGGCCGCTGCGGTTTGGAGAGGGGCTGGGCAGCGCTCCGGCAAAAGGGTTTACCCTGAGCGCGCTGTTGCAGGCATGCCCTGGAACATTGCCTGGTTTGCGCGATGGGGCGCTGCTCAGCCTCGCCTACGACACCGGGTTGCGCGTGTCCGAACTGGTGCGGGTGGCGTGCGACCATATCACAGTCGAACGCGATGGTTCGGCAGTCCTGACCGTTCCGCGCTCGAAGACCGATCAGGAAGGGCAGGGGGCCTATGCCTGGCTCTCGCCCGACACGATGCGGCGCGTGTCTGCATGGCGGACAAGCGGCGGGATTGCCGAAGGCCCGCTGTTTCGCCGAATCGGCGTGGTGCGGACCAAGGCTCGCGCTGCCGAGGCCCCTGCCGCCTTGCCTGCCCCGCCGGGGTTCAGGTGGCGGCTGCCCGCAGGATCGCCATCGCCTGCCGAAGCTAAACCCGTGCTGGCATCGACGACCTATGTCATCGGCGAAGAACCGCTGACACCGGCGGCGGTGCGACTGATCATCAAACAAACCGCCCGGCGCGCGGCAGACGAACACATGGTCAATCTGTTCGGAAAGGAGCTCGATGCGGCGATTTCAGCGCTCAGCACGCATTCGCTGAGAGTAGGTCTAACGCAGGATCTGTTCGCCAGCGGAGAAGACGCCGGGCCGATTGCGCAGGCTCTGCGTTGGTCCTCGACATCGACCGCGCTGCGCTATGGCCGCAAGCTGGCCCCGTCGTCCAATGCCACCGCGCGCATGCTGCGCGAAGTGCGGGGATAGAGGAGGTGCTCTTGGCCAGGAGTGTGCGGAAACCGGGAAAACCCGTTGCCATCAATTATGGCAGAGCGGCATCAGTTCGTCTTCGGCGGTGACACTAACTTTGGCAGCCGACAGAAAACGGATCCCCCACCGTTTCGAGGCGAGGCCGCCCGGCCAGATGGAGACCGCATTGCCAGGAAATAATATCGATTTCCTCGATTTCGTAATTCTGTAGGCGTAGCGCGGCGGCGTAACCTGTCCAGCTCGCCCGCAGATTCCAGGCTGGGGCAAAGGAAGTCGCACAAATCCGCGCATCAAGCCGCCCAATCGCCGCGCCAGCATCGGCGATCGCGGCCACCAGATCGGGCGTCCAAGCGATGCCGGTAAGGGGCGGGGGAGGGTGCTTCACGGACAAATTATAGCCTGACGAGTGATGTTTAGTCCATATGCCGGTTGATTAAGTGTTGATAATGGCTGCTTATCGTAACTACGCAAAACTCAGATTAGCGATTGCATGATTGCATTTTACTAGTTTCCGATGTGAATTGCCGCTATATTAGCGGCGATGGCCACCTCGGCCGCCAACATGGAGTCCGCGCATGGCCAGCGTCACGATCCGCAACCTGTCTGAAGAAACCAAGGGTCTGCTTGCCCAGCGTGCTTCACGTAGGCGCCATAGTCTCGAGGAAGAACTGCGCCAGATTCTCGATGAAGCTGCGCGCGCAGAAGTGGGCAACCCCGATGCGCTCGAGCCGCTCGGCAGCTTCATCGTGCGCATCACGCGGCCAGGCTATGACGATGTCGCCGCCGCGATCGATGCGCAGCGCCAGCGCCCTGATCGAGCGTTGCCGGTCTTCGAATGATCTACCTGATCGATTCCAACGTGGTTTCCGAGTCGATGCGGCCAGCACCCTCGGCTCGTGTGGTGACATGGCTCGATCGCCATGCTGGCAACTGTGCTATGCCGACTGTTGCGATCTTCGAGGTACGTGCCGGGATCAACTCCATGCCACCCGGGCGCCGCCGCGACGAACTGATGGGGGCGTTCGAGCGTATCGTTGCCCGATTTGGTCCGCGCGTCGTGTCCTTCGACCGGCCTTCGGCGGAAATGGCGGCCGAACTGGCCAGCGTCAGTGCCAGCGCTGGACGGACCATGACGACTGGCGACGTCCAGATTGCCGGTATCGCAGGGGCTTACGGGCTCACATTGGTGACCCGGAACGTGAAGGATTTTGCAGCTACCGGCATCGACCTGGTCAATCCTTGGGGCGATTGATGCGGCGACCGATCATCGCACCGCCAGCCCGGCTGCTTGCGGCCCAAGCACCCGACGAGAAAAGTCCTGACATGCGCGAACCCGTCCGCCCTCAAAAATCATCGGTCCGTACCCGAAAGATCGTTCCTTTATCTGTCGAACCAGCAGATCTGATCGGAGATGTGCGCGCACTGGCAGGTGCAGGCATTCGCATCGACGAGGCGCTGCTCGATGCAGCCATGCGTGGCTGGTCCGAAAACACACGCCGCGCCTTCCGCTCTGACCTGACCTTGTGGGGGCAATGGTGCCGATTGCGCCGCGTTGAGCCTGCCGTTGCAAGGCCTGCCGACGTTGCTGCCTGGATCCGAGCCCTTTCCGGTACTGAGACTTGTGACCTCAAAACCCGCGCAATGGCGACGATCGAGCGCTACCTCGTCCATGTGGGCTGGGCTTACCGCATGGCGGGTCTCACCGATCCAACGTCGGACCCCTTGGTCAAGTTCGAGCGCAAGGCGGCCCGTAATCATCTAGGCGTGCGGCAGCGGCAGGCGCATGCCATTCGCTTCAAAGGCGACATTGCCGATCTCGACAGCCCTGCCTCGGGGGTGTGCCTCGCGCACCTGCTCAAGGCCTGCCGCCGCGACGAGCTGGGTTTGCGCGATGCCGCGTTGTTACGCATTGCCTATGATACGGCGGCGCGGCGATCTGAACTGGTGGCGATCAATGTTGCGCACATTGAAGGCCCTGATAGTGAGGGCGCAGGGATCCTTCACATTCCCTCGAGCAAGACTGACCGTAAGCAAGCTGGTGCGCAGGCTTACCTTTCTCCAGCAACCATGATGGCCATCACGCGTTGGTGCAAAGCTTCTGAAATCGACCAGGGGCCGCTGCTGCGCCGGGTCACGACGCATTTTGACGGATCAATCGATGGTATCGGTGCAGAGCCGCTACACCCCAACAGTATCACGCTCATTTACAAGCGGCTTATTCGCCAAGCCTGGGAGAAGGGCTTGCTGGGGCAGATGAGCGAGGCCGAGCTTAGTCGCTGGTGCAAGGCGATTTCGTCGCATTCCATTCGTGTCGGCGTAGCGCAGGATAACTTTGCCGCAGGTGAGGGGCTACCAGCGATCATGCAGGCTTACCGCTGGCGCGATGCACGCACGGTGTTGCGCTATGGCTCAAAACTTGCTGCCAAAAGTGGCGCGAGCGCCAGACTGGCAAAGCGGTTCTCCGATCAGTAGCGCGAACAACACGCCGAATGCCGTGCAGATTGAATGCAGCCCAATATGGCGCGACGATTGGAGTTCAGTGCACGCAATTGCGCTCTACTTTGGCGCCCGACAGTTGTCCCCGGCGTGGTCTATACCACCTTTCACCACCCCGAAACGCAGGCCAATCTCGTCACGACCGAGTTCTCCGACTGGGCGACCAATTGCCCGGAATACAAGGTGACCGCAGTGCAGGTATCGGCGTCCAACGGGCCAAGTGACTGGCAGGAAAACTATGCTGCGCTCACCACCCGCGCGCGCCGCATCGAGGCGATCTGATGGACGAACAGCGGCTTGTAAGCATGGCCAACCAGATTGCCCGCAATCTGGCGGCGCAAGGTGAGGATGCCGCCGTTTCGGCAATGGTCCAGCATATCGTGGATTTCTGGGATCCGCGCATGAAAGCTGCGATATTGCTCGCTGACCCGCAGGGCTTGGATCCGATAACTGCGACGGCGATTTCAAGACTGGGTGTTGATTGTGAAGCAGCGTTGGAGTGGGACCCGCTCTGACGGGAGGTAATGCATTGATTTCTATCCTTATACTGGCGCATGCCGGGGTCCCGATCGGCGCCGATCGGGACCCCGGTCAAAACCAACTTTTTACGGCAATTCAAAATGATAGATCGTGAAGTAGGAGGGGCCCGTTCCAGCGCCGATCCACAGGTTTGTGCGAGCGACAGCGTTACCAACTAGTTTGGGGGCCGGCTATCAAGTTGACCAAGCTGTGGAGCGCAGGAATCGCGCCAACCGTGGGTCGTAAGTGCTACCGCCGCACGTACAAGCCATAGCGAGTGGTCTTGTTCGGGTGAGCGTCATATGGCTGCCAACTCGGTCCCGTCTTCTCGGCCTTCACGGCGGCCAATGCCACCTTGGCCTTGAATATGGGGCTGTCGTTCCGGCGCGGTCGTCTGCTCTCCTGTCACGCGGCATGATGGCCGCCATCAGACAGAAAATCCACTAATCGCCCTGTCCAGAATCGCCGCCCAGCATAAGATTACTCGGCTTGCCATTTCTTGAGTCGATAATCGATTTGCGCGCGTGTGACACCGAGCAGCTTTGCTGCCCGAGCCACATTGTCGTTTGTCGCGGCAAGAGCTGCCTTGATCGCCGCGCGCTCCAAGCCTTCAAGGTTGAGGCCTTGAGAGTTCAGTGCGTCTAGGATTGTCGCGGGCAGACCATCCAGATCATCTGAGCTGTGGGCCAGATTGCCTGCTTCATCCAGTTGCATCAGTCTTTTGGCAGCTTCTGCCAATTGG
This window contains:
- a CDS encoding alpha/beta hydrolase: MRKIDLFTVLAVAFLRAGQPALAQADQLEIKLVQAPPEPHAIPLSSPTAAASKGLETWMTYGPHGYVVRNVTVPTITPFLPDPSKATGAAVIVAPGGAFMLLAIEPEGWKVAKALNARGIAAFVLKYRVMPTPIGIDEAKTFMDKKVAEGLPDPSQQPSLQYPPSTDDALSALSLVRANAEKWAIDPSRVGMIGFSAGAMTSLNAVMSAKPGEGPNFFGYIYGPQAKVTPPRDAPPMFAAIAFDDPLFPTMGFPIVEAWHKANRPVELHAYAKGGHGFGLGIEGTTTPLMLDQFVAWLNAGGFLKSQKSE
- a CDS encoding FAD-linked oxidase C-terminal domain-containing protein codes for the protein MSHIMRWRGGGMCCFAPVAPAKGIETQQQTELAKEILGKYGFDYSVAYAIGGRELHHLVFIQYDKEDLVEEKKADDCIREMVTRFGERGWASYRTGVNTMDLVAKQYGEANRDLIARLKQALDPNHILSPGRQGIA
- a CDS encoding IS6-like element IS6100 family transposase — protein: MTDFKWRHFQGDVILWAVRWYCRYPISYRDLEEMLAERGISVDHTTIYRWVQRYAPEMEKRLRWFWRRGFDPSWRLDETYVKVRGKWTYLYRAVDKRGDTIDFYLSPTRSAKAAKRFLGKALRGLKHWEKPATLNTDKAPSYGAAITELKREGKLDQETAHRQVKYLNNVIEADHGKLKMLIKPVRGFKSIPTAYATIKGFEVMRALRKGQARPWCLQPGIRGEVRLVERAFGIGPSALTEAMDMLNHHFAAAA
- a CDS encoding integrase; the protein is MQQSHLACYATFCARAGGIGLPANEARIVAYLEDCERRELKPATVGRRLASLAAVHGLLGVATPTQGSIVRDALRGFRRRVDVTQRQAGPLRFGEGLGSAPAKGFTLSALLQACPGTLPGLRDGALLSLAYDTGLRVSELVRVACDHITVERDGSAVLTVPRSKTDQEGQGAYAWLSPDTMRRVSAWRTSGGIAEGPLFRRIGVVRTKARAAEAPAALPAPPGFRWRLPAGSPSPAEAKPVLASTTYVIGEEPLTPAAVRLIIKQTARRAADEHMVNLFGKELDAAISALSTHSLRVGLTQDLFASGEDAGPIAQALRWSSTSTALRYGRKLAPSSNATARMLREVRG
- a CDS encoding type II toxin-antitoxin system VapC family toxin, which encodes MIYLIDSNVVSESMRPAPSARVVTWLDRHAGNCAMPTVAIFEVRAGINSMPPGRRRDELMGAFERIVARFGPRVVSFDRPSAEMAAELASVSASAGRTMTTGDVQIAGIAGAYGLTLVTRNVKDFAATGIDLVNPWGD
- a CDS encoding tyrosine-type recombinase/integrase, which encodes MREPVRPQKSSVRTRKIVPLSVEPADLIGDVRALAGAGIRIDEALLDAAMRGWSENTRRAFRSDLTLWGQWCRLRRVEPAVARPADVAAWIRALSGTETCDLKTRAMATIERYLVHVGWAYRMAGLTDPTSDPLVKFERKAARNHLGVRQRQAHAIRFKGDIADLDSPASGVCLAHLLKACRRDELGLRDAALLRIAYDTAARRSELVAINVAHIEGPDSEGAGILHIPSSKTDRKQAGAQAYLSPATMMAITRWCKASEIDQGPLLRRVTTHFDGSIDGIGAEPLHPNSITLIYKRLIRQAWEKGLLGQMSEAELSRWCKAISSHSIRVGVAQDNFAAGEGLPAIMQAYRWRDARTVLRYGSKLAAKSGASARLAKRFSDQ
- a CDS encoding formate dehydrogenase subunit delta, with product MDEQRLVSMANQIARNLAAQGEDAAVSAMVQHIVDFWDPRMKAAILLADPQGLDPITATAISRLGVDCEAALEWDPL